Within Felis catus isolate Fca126 chromosome A1, F.catus_Fca126_mat1.0, whole genome shotgun sequence, the genomic segment TTCCTTCTCCAGAGCACTCTGTGTGAAGATTGTGTATCTCAGGAAGCTGTCCTCACTTGGGCTcgaataaaactttattctttttttattatttagaaattctAAAAGTTTTGCTCATTTTGCACCAAGAGGGTGTCAATTCTGGCTCTTCCACTTATGAGATATGTAATTTGGCTTCTGTCCTTTTATCTGGCCCAGtgaactgggttttttttttttttagcaaccgAATAAAGATGGCAATATTAAAGTCCCACCATGATTGTGACAAAATGATGTAATATCTGCAGAAGATCTAACACAGAGCCTGTCACGTATCATAGATGCAAGTATTGACAGGTGTTACATCCTTTcacaatgagaaaacaagaaataagtcCAGGGATTCATGAGGTGATTTAGAGattgacaaaatatttattttatgtctgaACAGCTACACATGGTCAGTAAATTTAGAAAATCATCAGTTCATTAAAATTTagcaaatcaggggcgcctgggtggcgcagtcggttaagcgtccgacttcagccaggtcacgatctcgcggtccgtgagttcgagcccagcgtcaggctctgggctgatggctcggagcctggtgcctgtttccgattctgtgtctccctctctctctgcccctcccccgttcatgctctgtctctctctgtcccaaaataaataaaaaacgttgaaaaaaatttaaaaaaaatttagcaaatCAGTAATTCAGCTTTCATGGTTTGAGGGAGCAAATCACACTGGATGTGGTCTCCaaaatgatttgtatttcttctgtttaGGTAACAGAAATACAATGTGATCtctgaaaagacaaagaacagtTATGAAgcataaatttattattaaactcACAATTACTTTGAACACTTTTCCTAGATGCAACAGGTCATAACAGTCCTAACAGTCATGCATCCATGCAAAATGCTGATTATGCATAAAAACAGATCtatccaaataaataagcaaaaaagaaagcaggTGACAAATTGCTAGAGAAGTTTTGCAGAGCAATGAAAAGAACAAGAATTTCCCTCATAAATCTCTTGGATACTTTCCAGAAAACTTTTTCTAGCTGTTTCTTTCTTCTAGTATCCCTAAGAAACTTTTATACTGTCTTCATACTACCTAATATTTCTCTCTATTTATAATattgttagaaataaaaagagatttcATCAGAAATATGAAGCCTATGGAGTTTCAATGGCCAGTTTATAGctataataaaatgaagattCAATCCTAGATCTTCTATGTTCATATCTAATCTTCTTACTCTTATATGACATAACAAATTAGTTCATGAGATTTTAAGAATGTACTtctgaaactgaagaaaaaatatcagGCAGGCATTTGATTAAATTATTTAGTTCTTAGACACCAATAAATTATCCAATGGTCTCTAAATATCCAGTCTCAGGATATTCTGTTGGACTTTTTGCTGCTGAAGTCTTCCCACTATAATTAGCCCTGTCAGCTTCTATTGTTCTAGATATTTCTGCTCATGTATGTTTCAAGAAAGATAGCATATAGTTAACAATTGGTGAGATATGTAATTATTTGtactatattccatatatatgtgaatGATGTTTAAATGTTTCAACTCAAAATGGTAATACTGAAATACttgaatatattaatttttcttatctttttcttctcaacCACTGACTTCAGTTTAGTGTAGTCATTAATTGCAGAATGTACATCAGAAAATTATATCCATCTGGAGGATAGAAGATATTGCCTGGAAGACAGAACTCCATCATGCTCTATCAGAAGGGAATTCTTGCTATAAAGTTGTATCAAATCGACACAAAATCactaaattacacacacacacacacacacacacacacacacctgcacacacacacacacacacacacaccacacatcaCACATCTCCTGATAAAATCAACCACATTATTTTAATTCCTAGTTGTTCACTCTCTGCAATGTGTGTCATCAAAGAACAATGAATAACAGCATTGTAACTGAGTTTATGATTCTGGGACTTACCCAAAATCCTGAACTGCAGGGAGTTCTCTtcattgtctttctctgcatctacctTGTGGCCTTTTTTGGCAATGGCCTAATTATCATTGTTATAATCTATAATACCACCTTGCATACGCCCATGTATGTGTTCCTCCTGGCACTAGCTATTGTGGATATCATCTGTACAACAAGCATTATACCAAAGATGCTGGGGACCATGCTAACATCAGGAAAGAGTATTTCATATGGAAGCTGCATGTCCCAGCTCTTCTTCTTCACGTGGTCATTGGGGGCTGAGATGGTACTCTTCACCACAATGGCCTATGACCGTTATGTGGCCATCTGTTTTCCTCTTCGCTACAGCACTATTATGAACCACCATATGTGTGTGGCCTTGCTTAGCATTGCCATGGTTATTGCAGTAACCAATTCCTGGGTACACACAGGTCTCATCCTGAACCTGACTTTCTGTGGGCCAAATAACATTGACCACTTCTTCTGTGAGATACCCCCACTGCTCTCTTTGTCCTGCAGTCCTGTGAGAATTAATGAGGTGATGGTATATGTTGCTGATATTTCCCTGGCCATAGGTGACTTCAGCCTCACCTGCCTGTCTTATGGTTTTATCATTGCTGCCATTCTCCGCATCCGCACAGCAGAAGGCAAGAGGAAGGCTTTTTCAACATGTTCATCCCACCTCATAGTTGTGTCCCTTTACTACTGCCCTGTAATCTACACATATATCCGCCCTGCTTCCAGCTACTCATTTGAAAGGGACAAGGTGATAGCTGCACTATATACTCTTGTGACCCCAACATTAAACCCAATTGTGTATAGTTTACGAAACAAGGAGATGCAGACAGGGATTCAGAAAGTCTTTGCATTTTTGAAACATTAGTGGTTTCACAAGAGAATGTCAACTCTCTATTCTAGAATCATCTCCTAGAACATCTTAGATTTTACTGATCATTTATAGGTACTTCCTTCCCAAATTTCCCTACTCCCTCTTCGGAGTGAGAATGATTCATTCCACTGCAAATCACTTTCTTTgctcctcatttctaaaatgcacTTATTTCTGGAGCATCTGGTGACTCAATTAgctaagcctctggctcttggttttggctcaggtcgtgatctcacagttacgtGGGTGTGagcccccgcgttgggctctgtgctgacagtgaggatcctgcttgggattctctgtctccttctttctgtgccACTCTCCCATcatgctgtctctgcctttcttaaagtaaaataaactctaaaaaaattaaaataaaattcacttagTTCTTACCATTTCACTACTGATTTATACTCCTCACTCCACATATTTCTAAATTACTTTCATTCTGAAAACTTTCACAACTACTCCCAGTAAATGTAAAGTGTTTATCTTATTCCTATTCTATTCTGGGCTACCTCATTGTCtccacaattttatatttttagtttaacaATGtgtaaaatgtagtatatataccaTCTCAAATATATAACATGATATATATcccaaaatatttctagaatatatatgtatcttctCATTCTCATTTATGCCTGTGTACAAGCATTTGCCTGTAGGCAcaaacatcatatatatatatatatatatatatacacacacaatacaatatatacaatagcatacatatatatgtgtatatatatatacatatgtgtgtgtgtgtgtatatatatatatatatatatatgatgtttgTGCCTACAggcaaatgtgtgtatatatatatatatatatatatatgcacatacattcaCAAAGAAAGATTACTTCTAATATTATGAAACTAGTCTGAATAAAATCATGTCTATTtcaatatataagaaaatatatggcATTACTGCGAGACTTATTTGTGACACAGACAGTACAATTTTCCCTTGAAATCAGTTATAATTAAGGTTCTACATAAaatcatattaatatatttcttttattaatttgataatatatttgtttcccttaccttatgttcatctgttttgtctcttaaagtcctaagagacagagacaaagtgcaagtgaggaaaggggaaagagagagggagaaagagaattccaaacaggttccacattgtcagcacagaatctgatgtggggcttgatctcacaaaccatgatatcatgacctgagccaaaaccaagagttggatgcttaactgactgaaccacccaggcaccccagtaattgtatttttaacaagagCAATATAAGTAAATATGTCTCCATGTTTTTgaaatcttatttaattcttcatGATTagtgaatagataaataagaaaGATACAATGTCAATGACTTCAATTTGTAAGATTTTTGACAGCACAAATCTAGGCAATGATCTTTAACATTTGCTGAAAACTTCAAAATACAGAGAACCACATATATAGATCAccgtcaccaaaaaaaaaaatgacaataacatCAAAATTTACATCTAAGAATAAATTTATGATAATAACAGCAATTTGAGGACAATGGCACCATGAATATACATCAAACAAAATCCAGACTGAGGGAAACTCTTCACTATAAACTATCCAGTTTcttcaacaataataaaatgtagattttaaaataaaataaaaagatacaggcaaacctataaaacaaaaatatttagaacaattATCAACCAATTGCAAAGTAGTTCTTTATTTATAGCCTAATTCAGACAAACacattttataacatataaataaattataaaaatatcaacttGACACTAGGAAGATGGCAGAGCCTTCAGATCATTTTCTGGGTAATTTACTCTTGCCTTCTCCTatagatac encodes:
- the LOC101091589 gene encoding olfactory receptor 13G1; this encodes MNNSIVTEFMILGLTQNPELQGVLFIVFLCIYLVAFFGNGLIIIVIIYNTTLHTPMYVFLLALAIVDIICTTSIIPKMLGTMLTSGKSISYGSCMSQLFFFTWSLGAEMVLFTTMAYDRYVAICFPLRYSTIMNHHMCVALLSIAMVIAVTNSWVHTGLILNLTFCGPNNIDHFFCEIPPLLSLSCSPVRINEVMVYVADISLAIGDFSLTCLSYGFIIAAILRIRTAEGKRKAFSTCSSHLIVVSLYYCPVIYTYIRPASSYSFERDKVIAALYTLVTPTLNPIVYSLRNKEMQTGIQKVFAFLKH